A genomic window from Candidatus Binatia bacterium includes:
- a CDS encoding MogA/MoaB family molybdenum cofactor biosynthesis protein, producing MAHGDSHKHGDPVQQHKAAGKRTVRCLVVTVSDTRTMDDDKSGATAKKCLLAAGHDVVRREIVKDERQAIVAVLREAIADDVTDAVLLTGGTGVAPRDVTFEAVQEALEKPLDGFGEIFRTLSYEEIGSAAMLSRAIGGVTGRTAVFALPGSTKAVRLGIDKLIGPELGHILGLIAP from the coding sequence ATGGCACACGGAGATTCCCACAAGCACGGCGACCCCGTGCAGCAACACAAGGCCGCCGGCAAACGGACCGTCCGGTGCCTCGTCGTCACCGTGAGCGACACCCGAACGATGGACGACGACAAGAGCGGGGCCACCGCGAAGAAGTGCCTCCTTGCGGCCGGACACGACGTCGTGCGCCGCGAGATCGTGAAGGACGAGCGCCAGGCGATCGTCGCTGTCCTGCGCGAAGCCATCGCAGACGACGTGACCGACGCGGTTCTTCTCACCGGTGGAACCGGCGTCGCACCACGCGACGTGACCTTCGAAGCCGTCCAGGAGGCGCTCGAGAAGCCCCTCGACGGGTTCGGGGAGATCTTCCGAACCCTCTCGTACGAAGAGATCGGCTCGGCGGCGATGCTGTCCCGAGCGATCGGGGGCGTCACCGGTCGCACCGCCGTCTTCGCCCTCCCCGGCTCGACCAAGGCGGTCCGACTCGGGATCGACAAGCTCATCGGCCCGGAACTCGGACACATCCTCGGATTGATCGCACCATGA
- a CDS encoding cobalamin-binding protein — protein sequence MSLRIVSLLPSATEIVCALGLRENLVGVSHECDFPSDVVGLPIVTAPKIDVDGSSREIHEGVTDLVKGGLSVYRIHTELLGELAPDLIVTQDQCEVCAVSYDDVVGATRELTGTPAEIVSLSPRRLRDVWRDVETVATAAGIADRGEAMATELAGRMASLERRTRRLERTRIACVEWLEPLMAAGNWVPELVEAAGGTSDLVGAGAHSPWMEFEDLQRAAPDVLCAMPCGFDLAKTSAELRDLLRESRWDSLAAVRNDRVFAVDGNAYFNRPGPRLVESAEILAGLLHPGDCADLLPDGAWAKITRTS from the coding sequence TTGAGCCTCCGGATCGTATCGCTCCTTCCCAGCGCCACCGAGATCGTCTGCGCGCTGGGCCTGCGAGAGAACCTCGTCGGTGTGTCGCACGAGTGCGACTTCCCGTCCGATGTCGTCGGCCTGCCCATTGTCACCGCGCCGAAGATCGACGTCGACGGATCGAGCCGAGAGATCCACGAGGGCGTGACCGATCTGGTGAAGGGCGGGCTCTCGGTCTACCGGATCCACACCGAGCTGCTCGGTGAGCTCGCGCCCGACCTCATCGTCACCCAGGACCAATGCGAAGTGTGCGCGGTCTCTTACGACGACGTCGTCGGTGCGACCCGCGAACTCACGGGCACCCCCGCCGAGATCGTATCGCTCAGCCCGCGCCGCTTGCGCGACGTCTGGCGCGACGTCGAGACGGTGGCCACGGCAGCGGGAATTGCGGACCGCGGCGAGGCCATGGCCACCGAGCTCGCAGGTCGGATGGCCAGCCTCGAGCGACGAACGCGCCGACTCGAGCGAACGCGGATCGCCTGCGTGGAGTGGCTCGAACCACTGATGGCCGCGGGCAATTGGGTCCCCGAATTGGTGGAGGCCGCCGGGGGTACGAGTGATCTCGTCGGCGCCGGCGCCCACAGCCCATGGATGGAGTTCGAGGACCTCCAGCGCGCGGCGCCCGACGTCCTGTGTGCGATGCCGTGCGGCTTCGATCTCGCCAAAACCAGCGCCGAGCTTCGCGACCTCCTCAGGGAGTCTCGTTGGGACTCCCTCGCCGCCGTACGCAACGACCGCGTTTTCGCCGTCGATGGAAACGCCTACTTCAACCGTCCGGGGCCGCGTCTGGTAGAGTCCGCCGAGATCCTGGCGGGGCTCCTGCATCCGGGCGATTGCGCCGACCTGCTGCCCGACGGAGCCTGGGCCAAGATCACGCGCACGAGCTGA
- a CDS encoding cytoplasmic protein, whose translation MDPRASFESLEVSLLLCPKCRVAQPVRKHLLLCLPEGDKYEYLCTQCGSTCGDKLEEPPPSSGSVLS comes from the coding sequence ATGGACCCGCGTGCCAGCTTCGAGTCGCTCGAGGTCTCGCTGCTGCTCTGCCCGAAGTGTCGGGTCGCTCAGCCCGTGCGAAAGCACCTGCTCCTGTGCCTGCCCGAGGGCGACAAGTACGAGTACCTCTGCACCCAATGCGGGAGCACCTGCGGGGACAAACTCGAAGAACCGCCGCCGAGCAGCGGATCGGTGCTCTCTTGA
- a CDS encoding cytochrome P450: MRAPLYSSQADEIFSAEAIEDPHRLYARLRREAPIARVAATGVHLVATRDRIEEVLDREEDFSANLTGVLIRGDEGQPTTLDLPQNAATRVIATADEPSHAVHRAVSQPRMSNSRITELEGPIRSWTCDALGAWMKDGGGDFIPVAELIPARVVAELLGLPDGDVSRHRTWAMMGGDILAGDIGHEQLARLTTESVEMAKYLGEHFENARISPRPEVDAPMLHALARGVQGGKIATDEAVGIATVMFGAGGESTAALIGSVVRRLAEAPEVAESLRGDAKLIPVFVEEVARLEPPFKFHYRAVRRECELGSFSLVPGDRLMLLWASANRDADRVEDPDAFRLDRRFPRDHLTFGRGGHFCIGAGLARLEARIVCEELLARAGHLALSAEAAPVYAKSIFVRRLESLPLAYGA; the protein is encoded by the coding sequence ATGCGGGCACCGCTCTACTCCTCTCAGGCCGACGAGATCTTCAGCGCGGAGGCGATCGAGGATCCGCACCGGCTCTATGCGCGCCTGCGGCGGGAGGCTCCGATCGCCCGCGTCGCGGCCACCGGCGTCCACCTCGTCGCGACCCGTGATCGGATCGAGGAAGTGCTGGACCGCGAGGAGGACTTCTCGGCGAACTTGACGGGAGTCCTCATCCGGGGCGACGAGGGCCAGCCGACCACGCTGGACCTGCCCCAGAATGCCGCCACCCGCGTCATCGCGACGGCCGACGAGCCCTCCCACGCCGTGCACCGGGCGGTCTCCCAGCCGCGAATGTCGAACAGTCGTATCACCGAGCTCGAGGGTCCGATTCGGTCGTGGACGTGTGACGCCCTCGGCGCCTGGATGAAGGACGGCGGTGGCGACTTCATTCCGGTTGCGGAGCTCATCCCGGCTCGGGTCGTCGCCGAGCTTCTCGGTCTGCCCGACGGCGACGTGAGTCGGCATCGCACGTGGGCGATGATGGGCGGCGACATCCTCGCCGGCGACATTGGGCACGAGCAGCTGGCCCGGCTCACCACGGAATCGGTGGAGATGGCGAAGTATCTCGGAGAGCACTTCGAGAACGCCCGCATTTCTCCGCGACCGGAGGTCGACGCGCCCATGCTGCACGCCCTCGCACGCGGCGTGCAGGGCGGGAAGATCGCTACGGACGAAGCCGTCGGCATCGCGACGGTGATGTTCGGTGCTGGTGGAGAATCGACGGCAGCGCTGATCGGGTCGGTGGTCCGGCGCCTGGCGGAGGCACCGGAGGTCGCCGAGTCTCTGCGCGGTGATGCGAAGCTCATCCCGGTTTTCGTCGAAGAGGTCGCCCGCCTCGAGCCGCCCTTCAAGTTCCACTACCGGGCGGTTCGCCGGGAGTGTGAGCTGGGCTCCTTCTCGCTCGTCCCGGGAGACCGTCTGATGCTACTTTGGGCCTCCGCGAACCGGGATGCGGATCGGGTGGAGGATCCCGACGCGTTCCGGCTCGATCGTCGCTTTCCGCGAGATCACCTGACCTTCGGCCGCGGCGGGCACTTCTGCATCGGTGCCGGCCTGGCGCGGCTCGAAGCGCGGATCGTCTGCGAGGAGCTTCTTGCGCGGGCAGGGCACCTCGCGCTGTCGGCCGAAGCGGCTCCGGTGTACGCGAAGAGCATCTTCGTGCGTCGGCTGGAGTCGTTGCCGCTCGCTTATGGTGCCTAG